The following proteins are co-located in the Sulfurospirillum deleyianum DSM 6946 genome:
- a CDS encoding glycosyltransferase family 2 protein has product MKISVVSPVYGCKESLFELYERLVETLSQISNQFEIIFVNDACPQGSWERIVMLCARDERVKGINLSRNFGQHYAITAGLDHAKGEWVVVMDCDLQDKPEEIIKLYNTARDGYDIVFGRRVERQDSFFKRLGSRAFNRVLDYFTDSKHDNSIANFGIYSHKVIETINRYREHSRDFLLFAQMVGFKKIEIDIEHAARVYGSSSYNLSKLIRLAIDSIVSHSNKPLRLSIQLGFFIALGSLVYACWLVLRYFLYGTATEGWTSLMVSMFFMFGLLFAIIGIVGLYIGKIFDEVKRRPLYIIQETINL; this is encoded by the coding sequence GTGAAAATAAGTGTGGTTTCTCCCGTTTATGGCTGCAAAGAGTCGCTTTTTGAGTTATATGAGCGCTTAGTCGAAACGCTTTCTCAGATTAGCAATCAATTTGAAATTATTTTTGTGAACGATGCCTGTCCACAAGGTTCGTGGGAGCGCATTGTGATGCTGTGCGCACGGGATGAAAGGGTTAAAGGAATTAATCTCTCCCGTAACTTTGGTCAGCATTATGCTATCACAGCAGGATTGGATCATGCCAAAGGCGAGTGGGTGGTGGTGATGGATTGTGATTTGCAAGATAAGCCTGAAGAGATTATCAAGCTTTACAACACGGCACGTGATGGTTATGATATTGTGTTTGGCAGACGTGTAGAGAGGCAGGATAGCTTTTTTAAACGGTTAGGTTCTCGTGCGTTTAATAGAGTGTTGGACTATTTTACCGATAGTAAGCATGATAATTCGATTGCTAATTTTGGTATTTACTCCCATAAAGTGATTGAAACGATTAATCGTTACCGTGAGCATAGCCGTGACTTTTTACTCTTTGCACAAATGGTGGGATTTAAAAAAATCGAAATTGATATCGAACATGCGGCAAGGGTTTATGGCAGTTCGTCTTATAATCTTTCAAAATTGATTCGTTTAGCGATTGATTCGATTGTATCGCATTCGAACAAACCCCTTCGCCTCTCGATTCAATTAGGTTTTTTTATTGCGTTAGGCAGTTTGGTGTATGCGTGCTGGTTAGTTTTGCGTTACTTTCTTTATGGCACTGCCACTGAGGGTTGGACGAGTTTAATGGTGTCAATGTTCTTTATGTTTGGTCTTTTATTTGCCATTATTGGCATTGTAGGGCTTTACATTGGCAAGATTTTTGATGAGGTGAAAAGACGCCCCCTTTATATTATTCAAGAGACAATTAATTTATGA